From one Butyricimonas faecihominis genomic stretch:
- a CDS encoding 6-phosphofructokinase, whose translation MGQQKNRGIIGILTGGGDVPGLNPAIRAVTIRALREGYKVIGIKRGWGGLIDIVRDPQYDNSGNFFELTEEIVNKAGRTGGTFLHTSRTRASHVPKANVPKHLQDRYSNDINDLTPEVLKNLEFMGIDYLIPIGGDDTLSYAVRLSKESVKVVAIPKTMDNDVPGTDYCIGFSTCITRTIALTHDLRTSAGSHERILVLEVFGRYAGFTAMLPTLAGAANRCVIPEYEFNIERLTELLCEDRFTNPSKYSVVLVSEGATFSGGNMIFQSEETDMFGHKKLGGIGNMISQQLKELTPQFNHGQVINTITQRLGYLVRCGDPDALDSIVPMAYGNLALDLINKGLHGRLVILRNGRYDNAPIEIVTSSKKIVDVPKFYNTERLRPQYNSFEFMPQMIL comes from the coding sequence ATGGGACAACAAAAAAACAGAGGAATTATAGGGATACTCACCGGCGGAGGAGACGTTCCCGGCCTAAATCCAGCCATCAGAGCGGTAACTATTCGAGCCCTGCGCGAAGGCTATAAAGTTATTGGAATCAAAAGAGGCTGGGGTGGCCTGATTGACATCGTACGAGATCCACAATATGACAACTCCGGTAATTTTTTTGAATTAACAGAGGAAATCGTGAACAAGGCCGGACGCACCGGTGGTACTTTCCTGCACACATCCAGAACTAGGGCTTCCCACGTACCTAAGGCAAATGTACCCAAGCATTTACAGGATAGATACTCGAACGACATCAACGATCTGACCCCGGAAGTATTAAAGAACCTAGAGTTCATGGGTATTGACTACTTGATCCCGATCGGGGGTGACGACACGTTGAGTTATGCGGTACGCTTGAGCAAGGAAAGCGTGAAAGTCGTGGCCATACCCAAAACCATGGACAACGACGTTCCCGGAACAGATTACTGTATCGGGTTCAGCACCTGCATCACCCGTACGATTGCCCTCACGCATGATCTCCGGACATCAGCCGGATCTCACGAACGAATACTGGTTCTGGAAGTCTTCGGACGTTATGCAGGGTTCACGGCTATGCTACCAACCTTAGCCGGAGCTGCCAACCGTTGTGTGATTCCGGAATACGAATTTAACATCGAACGTCTGACCGAACTACTTTGCGAGGATCGTTTCACGAATCCCAGCAAATACTCGGTGGTTCTCGTATCCGAAGGAGCCACTTTTTCCGGTGGCAACATGATTTTCCAAAGTGAAGAAACAGACATGTTCGGACATAAAAAACTGGGAGGTATCGGAAACATGATCTCTCAACAATTAAAAGAACTTACCCCACAGTTTAACCACGGACAAGTAATCAACACCATCACGCAAAGACTGGGCTATCTGGTTCGCTGTGGAGATCCGGATGCACTGGATTCCATCGTACCTATGGCATACGGGAACCTTGCCCTAGATTTAATCAACAAAGGATTACACGGCAGGTTAGTTATCCTAAGAAACGGACGCTATGACAACGCCCCGATCGAGATTGTAACCAGCAGTAAAAAGATCGTGGATGTTCCCAAATTCTACAATACGGAGAGATTACGTCCCCAATACAACAGTTTCGAATTCATGCCACAGATGATACTTTAA